One Solanum pennellii chromosome 10, SPENNV200 genomic region harbors:
- the LOC107001836 gene encoding uncharacterized protein LOC107001836, translating into MVDLQTVCSMCGDVGFPDKLFRCSKCHHRFQHSYCSNYYSESSESIQVCDWCQSEGPSLRNGARKLINDNFGMVNRSEYSGDNKIKQNDDKGEERGTTEKAKMNHNGSPSPKTATRRYKLLKDVMC; encoded by the exons ATGGTGGATCTTCAAACAGTGTGCTCCATGTGTGGTGATGTGGGCTTTCCGGACAAACTTTTTCGTTGCTCCAAGTGTCACCACCGGTTTCAGCACTC GTATTGTAGCAACTACTACAGCGAATCGTCCGAGTCAATACAAGTGTGTGATTGGTGTCAAAGTGAAGGACCAAGCTTGAGAAACGGAGCTCGGAAACTAATAAATGATAATTTCGGAATGGTCAATAGATCGGAATATTCGGGAGATAATAAAATCAAGCAAAACGATGATAAAGGGGAAGAAAGGGGTACTACTGAAAAGGCAAAAATGAATCATAATGGGAGTCCTTCACCAAAGACAGCAACTCGTAGATACAAGCTTCttaaagatgttatgtgttaa